TCGTGCATCTGGAAAACGCAGTGAGCAATATCTCTTATCTACCTCCTCGTGAGTACAGTAACAAGTCTAGCTATGTCCGCTACCCAAGGTTGCCAACAAAAGCATCGCCGATGCGAAAAACACATTCATCGTCAGCACCACAACCATCTGCTTTGCTCGACGACTCCGGAAGAAGGGCCCGTCTGAGGGAGCTCattcgcagcagcagcaacatccgattttgtccCACTAACACGAACCCTGCTTATTCAGCACAGTATCAACAGGACGAATCAGGACAACACCCAGGGTAGCTTGAAAGAGGTTGCAAGATTCCTGCTGACTTTCTCCTAGTCCGGAGGACCATAGCTGACCAGGCTTCCCAGAAATAAGAAAACCGAACAAGTTCATCCACAAGGAACTCCCGATTAAGACCTCCCGATTAAGACTACCCGATCAAGACTACCCGATCAAGACTACCCGATCAAGACTACCAGATCAAGACTACCAGATCAAGACCATCTTCAATCAACCATGAcaactcccgattaagacttcccgatcaagactatcttcaaccaaccatgtcaactcccgattaagacttcccgatcaagaacatcttcaaccaacCATGTCAACTTCCCATTACGACTTCCCGATCTAGACGAAATTCTCAAAAGCTATCTACCAACTTTGTCAAGACCACAAGCTATGAGATCACCATCTACCACGGTCCACACCCCAAAATACGCGCAGCGGAACCACAAATTACCCTCGCCTGAAATGGTGTCGACAGTTCAACTGTCCGATTCAGACTTGACCACAAATCACCAACCTCACAAAATGATACATAATGGATCATGCACAGTTGTCAAGGGGGTTGCCAAGGAAATATCAAAaggaacgcgatctggaggcgcggtatAACCTCTATTCCGGGCCCTTGGTAATTAAGAGGATTAAATCCCTCTTTTCCTTAGACTTCTGTTGCTTTTAGTATAAACCAGTTAAGTTCCCACCTAAATTTCGTTTGTTAAGTTCTATTTGTAAGATCTAGGTTATTATCTCTATCAATAaccatttgattttggattttcgTATGCTGCTGAGGTGGATGTTATTAAGTGGATTGTTTTAAGGATTCGAAGGAGTTTCtttctgccagatatactggtaATTATCGACACATTTGCCATAACTCGTTGGCTTTGATTTTGTTATAGATTTTGCCAAGACTCGTTGGCGTAGAGATCTAGTTTATTGATTCGTCTTTAGTTTTGAAGAAGCTCACCACTGCAGGGTGAATACAAGTGCGAGGTTTTCTCGACACAGCCGTCGATTTTCATGTCTCCTTCGAACTCCTAGTGgcgtgattatgaatttttcatggatccttgtcatgatccatgaaaaattctaccaaagcagcaatgttgtgttgcaattgaatttatatttttctttgataGTCCCTAAATTGATATGATACGAGCAATTGGCATTATTAACTCAATAAAAACCCATCCCCATGTAGATTTTTGGAAGCgtgcacaaaaataaaataaaaaccccaaaaataagtgaaatataCTCCGCGTGTAAAAGGAGTGAGTACATTAAAATCAGCGTGCAGAAaccgaaaaagaaaacaaaacaaaaacgaccGAAACCGCATTGTCGTTTCCGCAACACACCACACAAGTTCGTGGTGGGAAAAATTGTGTGTGTCGCCCGGGAGAAAACCGCGTGGAAGTGTGCCTCGGGGATCTAAACCAAAGGTACGTTGCACCATCATATTTTTGCGTGCGTGATCTAATAAAGGGCATTATTCCAGCCACTACACGGCGAAAAGCCAGGCCAGACCACGTGCAGCCACTGCGGTCCATTCGAGGACGGAGAAGGCATCAAGCCTAAAAAAGGTAACACCTGCAGCGAGGAACCTAACCCGCATTTGCCTAACCCGACTTTTATCCCCCATAGGGTAGCCCCAGCCGGGAATCCTGATCCGGGAGAAGCCAAGAAAGAACGGCAAAAGGGTCGCACAGGCAGGTaatgtgaatttgaaacaaCGTGGCAAGAAATTAATTTCGGCTTTTCGCAGGCGGCCCTTTTTTCCACATCTGCATTCCCTATCTACCATCACTATCGGGACCTCGGTGGCAAACTCCCAGGGTTGGCTAGCGACATCAGTGCTCCAGGAAAAGAGCAACCGACAAGGAGAAGTTGCACCAGCAGTGTTGTTCCTCTTCGGTGCGCCAGGGCGGTCGGTTTTGAAGAAGAGCATCTTCAGTGGTTCGCGATAGGAGCTCCCGGTGATAAGCAACTGCAGTCGGAAGGAAGACGAGCAGGAGAAGTTCAACCAGCGCTAGCAGATTGTCGCTCCGTGCGAAGAGCGGCAGGAAAAGGGGAAGAAGCAGCTACTACTGGACCCCAGACGGCGCTGCAGGTAGGAGGGCGTCCGAAAACGGAAGCAACAGCACCAGCGGTGCTATTCCATCAGTGCGCCAGGTGGCGCAGAGTGGCTATAAGCAAAACAGCACCAGTTGTGCTATTCAGGTGGCGGCGGAGGTGGCCGAAACCGAAACAACCGCCGTGCGTATCCATCGGTGCGCCAGGAGAAGGAGATTCTAAGGAAGAATCGGCATCTGTTGTGCTTCACTGTCGAAGCGCCGGGCGTCAAGCGGTCAAAAGGAGGGCGCAGTACCACTAGTGCCCACAGGTGGCACTCTCGAGCGAAGATCGGAGGAGCCGCTCGCAGGCAATCTTCAGATCCAGTTCCAGCTGGAAAATTGCCGGCGCACATCAGCAAGTGTTCTGGGCGAACATCAAGCGGAAGGGAAGCAGCTACGCGAAGACACATCCGCATCGTTGCAAGGGCGACGTGTCGTCGAGCAGGCGTGATCAACACGGGGCGAATGCCCACAGGAGGAGATCCCTCCAGGGACGACGATATGAAAAGCGGTAAGTGCACGCAAAGCGGGGAAAAGTGGGAGAgttgaaaacaaaatgccaCAATATGACctaaaatttagagaaaattcATCTTCTAATTTAAGTGGCGTCGACCACAATTAGCCTCCATAACAGAATGATGCAACACCAGCAGGGACCTCAAAGGCCTCTTTGACGAATGCAGTTTTTTCAGAATCAACTTCCCAGCCAGGATTGTTTGAGTTGACTGACATTCTGAatggaattttttcgtttttcaacgtttctgaatccatcaaaagcattgtaacaacaatgcttcctgtagtaaagacatttttgaagcaattgatgcaaacttggcccctcatttcaatgtttatctctctcgatggctaatttacgcccagAGGTCGGGGATATCACTGttatacagtggaattgtcgtagtttagttcctaaactggatccgttcaaatttcttcttcatgaaactagttgcgatatttttgccctttcagaaacatggctttcttctcaatcaaacatctcattccacgattttaacattatccgtttggatcgcaacgattcttatggaggggtgcttttggggatcaataagcgccactccttttacagaatccacctccctttatcaggaggaattgaagctgttgcatgtcatataactataagaggtaaggacttatgcgttgtcagtttgtactggcctcatagagttgcagtggatcgaaatcacctagaggacctgtgctcagtgcttcctgagccaaggttgatcctgggtgacttcaattcacatggaactgtctggggagaacaaactgACGATTGTCGTTCcactcttatttatgacatttgtgacagtttcaatttaacaattttgaacacgggtgaaaaaacacgggtacctaaaccccctgcaagaccaagtgcaattgacctctcactctgctcaaattcactatcattggattgccagtggaaggtaatccctgatcccaatggtagtgatcacttgccaatcaaaattacaatcaccaatggggccagcacttcaaattcaacaaatatggcatatgaccttacaagacacatcgattggaaaaagtactcggacgaaataacagatgccattaattctatgaatgttttacctcctttggaggagtatcactttctttcacgtttgatccatgaaagtgcactttgcgctcaaaaaaaaacccatcccagattcatctgttCTTCGAAGGCCcccaaatccatggtgggaccagcagtgttccaagctttataaggacaaatcaaaagcattcaaagattttcgaaaacatggaaccctcgtcctttttgaatcatatgtttcccttgaaaatcagttcaaaaaattgatcaaagggaagaaaaatgcgtattggaggaattttgtgggtggtttatcacgggaaacatccttgagtaccttatggaaagtggcacgaagcatgcgcaatcgatcatctacaaatgaaagtgaagaaaacacacatagatggatattaaactttgcacggaaagtctgcccagattctacacctgtacaaaaaataatccggaacgtgcctcctgataggtgtggtctggattccagcttttcgatggtcgaattttcacttgccctcctctcttgcaacaattcagctccgggaattgataaaatcaaatttaacttgttgaaaaccttccggacgccgccaagtttcgcttgttaaatttatttaatcaattcttggagaacaacattgttccccaagagtggagagaagtgagagttatcgctatccaaaagcccggaaaaccagcgtccgatgcgaattcgtaccgtccaatagcgatgttgtcttgtatacgcaagttgatggagaaaatgattttgtttcgtttggataaatgggtagaagcaaatggtctcctttcagatactcaatttgggttccgaaggggcaaagggacaaacgattgtcttgctttgctgtcttcagagatacaaatggcgtacgcaaaacgtgagcaaatggcttcagtgtttctagacataaagggagcttttgatgcagtttcaatagaggtgttgtcagacaaattgcactcccggggtctgcctcctctattgaacaacatcttatacagcttgctttgtgagaaacatctgaactttgctcacggagatattgcaattagaagaacctcctacatgggcctcccacagggttcatgtttgagtccacttttgtacaacttttacgtaaatgacatcgacagttgtctctctgaaggctgcactctaagacaacttgcagatgacggcgtggtgtctgtcacaggttctactgagtctcatctgctcagacctttacaagatactttaaacagattgtcatcctgggctttggggcttgggattgagttttctcctcagaaaacggagatggttgttttctctaagaaacatagacctgctcaacctaagcttcaacttctaggccgaacgatcactcaatcgaggtgttttaagtatcttggggtttggtttgattccaagtgtacttggagagcccacattgagtatctgaaaggaaaatgccaacaaagaatgaattttctccgttcaatcactggcacctggtggggagcccatccagaagatcttttaaaattgtatcgaacaactattctctcagtgatggaatatggtagcttctgtttccagtcagctgccaaaactcacctcctcaaactcgagcgtatccaataccgttgtcttcgcatcgctttgggctgtatgccctcaacgcacaacatgagtcttgaagttttggcaggaatactccctttgaaagatcgattcaatctactatcacttcggttcctcatcagctCGACCACAAGAAACtggagtgcctcaaggctcAGTAATCTCTCCAACACTTTTCCTACTGGTGATTAATACAGTTTTCGAACACATTCCCAGAAATATTAGAATATTAATTTATGCAGATGATATCTTGTTGATCTGTGGAAGTAAATTTGCAGCTATTTGccgcaaaaatttacaaaaaggaaTTGATGCTACAATGAAATGGGCAGagaaaaatggattttcaattaaTGCCAGGAAAAGTACGCTATTACACACATGTTCCGGTACCAAAGGTCGCCATCACTTTTTCAGAATGAAAATGCTCAAAGCAAACGGTGTGGAAATACCAAGGAAAAGAAGTACTAGAATATTAGGAATAAACATAGACCAAAATGGAAATGCCAATTCACACATCAAAACAGTTAAAGTTGATTGCGAAGCAAGGATTCGATTTCTTAAAGTTATTAGCAGATTTGGTAGTCGCGAAACTCTCTTAAAAATTGGATTTGCAACTGTAAtagcaaaattattttatggaTGGGAATTTTTCGAGCCTCAAGAAATCCTCCAACTGAAAGCAACCTACAATAATATGCTAAGAACAGTATCAGGAGCTTTCTACACAACGCCAATAAAAGCTTTGTATGTAGAAAACGGAGTATTGCCATTCGAATTTCTCGCCGTGGAAAACTGGGCGAGAAAGGCCATCTGGATATCTGAAAGAGTCAACTACAATGAAAATTATATACTAAACAGAGCAAACTCCCTTCTTGAAAACCTCACCAACCACAAAATTCCCCCTATTCTAAAGCTccacacagaaaatggtaaagAATGGAAAAACGGCGCATTAAACATCGATTGGACCATTAAACGAGAATTTAAAACTGGAGGGAACAAAAAATTAGCTACATCACTTTTTGCAAatctcaaaaacaataaatacaaTTCCATAACAGAATTGTTTACTGATGGTTCACTAGCCAATGGAAAAGTTGGTATTGGTATATTCAGTTCTATGGAgaggaatatttcaaaacagttACCAAACACGTTTTCTATATTCTCGGCGGAAGCAACAGCGATCAAATTGGCAATCCAGCAAGCAACCACACCTACAGTAATTTACACCGACTCGGCAAGTGTTTTAACAGCTCTTGAAAGCGGTGTGAAGCATCCAATAATTCAAAGCATTCAGAAacacaaatatttgaaaaatgttacgcTAGTATGGATTCCAAGTCACGTCGGCATCATTGGAAACGAGAAAGCGGATCAACTTGCCAATTTAGGACGAGATGGAGATATGCTATTGATGAACACGCCTAAAGCGGACGCGCTTAAATGGGTACGACATCAATTATGGAAAACACATGGAGTTAACTGGAGGAACGAACAGGATATCGCGTTAAGGGAAGTCAAATCGATAACGGGAAAATGGACTGACGTTGGAACAAGGAAGGAGCAGAAAATATTGACCAGGCTAAGAACTGGTCACACTATGATAACTCACCAACATATACTGGAAGGAAAAGAGACACCCATATGCTTAACTTGTGGAGTGATAATAACTGTGAAACATCTTCTTTTGGAATGCCGAAAATATTCAACAATAAGACAGAGTATATTACCGGAAGGAGGGCTAGAAGTGATACTGCAAAACAACAAAGAAAGTGAAGAAAAGCTGATAAGATTCCTAAAGATAAGTGAATTGTAcagtgaaatttgataaaaaaattgtaaaaatgtatttttgaaaTCCGAGGGTGAAAACTTTAGGTTAatccctctttaaataaacgatacaaaaaaaaaaaaaaaaaaaaaaaaatcaggtgtgaggtcatgaacccactggtgattgtaaattttgacaggctacttgagcaaaattttcaaaccaggtttatgtctatataccatgtcctcatgtcaatgcaggtaaacccttcttcattctctccaactcgtgtttgtagcccagactacgatcattcttctgtccagtttgatttgtctatgcagcaggaaatttgtGGAATCCCGGTCCCTCATCGCTcccttctgattccaagaattttcgaagctaaatatagacacgtcgatgctgataaaatgtactttactgatggatcacttacagaggaatcaacaggatttggagtgttcaacgaaatatctagcgcctcttacagcctcgagtcaccatgctctgtgtatatagcagagttagcagctattcattgTGCTTTGGACAGTATAGCTTCAAGGCCAGTTGGgcactactttattgtaacggatagtctgagttctgttcaagcaatccactcaataaaaccgggaaagcactcgccatacttcttcgagaagatacgggatagtttgagtgctttatcaaaacgtcgctttatcatcacctttgtttgggttccctctcattgctcgatagagggtaatgagaaggcagactctctggcaaaggtgggggcgatggaaggcgacacgtaccagcgtgaaattgccttcaacgaattttactttttagttcgaagaaactctcttgtcaactggcagcgcaaatgggacgaggatgagttgggtcggtggctgcactcgattatcccaagggtaagccttaaaccatggtttaatagattggacctgagtcgagattttattcgtatattttcccgactcatgtccaatcattattccttagacgcggtactctatcgtttgaatattgctagcagcaatttgtgtagttgcggccaaggttaccatgacatcgagcatattgtttggtcgtgcgaggtccatcttgtcgccagaacgaatttcatagactcccttcgggcccgaggaaaaccaccctatgttccagtgagagatgtgctgggggtgagagacttggactacatgttcgaaatatatcttttcctaaaagctattgatcttcgtctataatttcttcttattttcatatttccctatctatcttcttttttcttttaaagtgaactagatataagcacacaattgttatcaaacaaaacgagtttggctccttaaagcctaaaggtatgagccgtttcaaataaagaatttaaaaaaaaaaataaatggaaaatggctcaatgaataaatgcttttaaaatttaaatctgagtCACATTATGgcaaaagaaaataacattgaatcaaatgaaactgttttttttaatcaaagcattaatattttgaatcaaagtttttccaaaagaaaaattctttgaaatgcaaaaaaaccGTATATAATAGCGAAATAGCgattaatttttaagataattttccATTATGCAAACGCAcgaaacttcaattttttttttctcagtttggttttgacagttctctctagtgtgtttggagacatctggtggcccaacCAAAAAACAATAGGTGCTAAACGATCGTTGGGAATTTTatacaagtttcgtgggctagcttgcaCGTCTGTTATCTGTGCtattatgcttatgcttatgcttatgcttatgatacatacacagccagaacttGTCTGCATCCCGGTGAGccgtaaaagtacatttacgaCTCATCTTtacaaggccgggcccactgtgctgtattggacgcagagacaactggaacacaggtaggaagaaacgtggacaacagtaccatacgttccatGGTTATAGAAATACAATTTCGTTAACGTTGGGAGCACATAGCTAAAATTTAATATGCTCCTTGGTGTTGGTTACTGGAGCTACCGTCTTCAGTGgctggaaatgaggtttttgtgcacagaaaaacaaaactatttaaaataaatcttttttttcggtAATTTCAAAGATTCTAAAATTTACATTCGGTTAAATAGGTTTTCAAATGATAATCAATGAAATTAATAGTTGAGATTTTCTGTGCCCCATCATCTCTGATCTTTGATCTTGGTTATAGCGCCTTTTCTCGCTCTTGaaacgaaatttgaaagaatAGGGAATAATGATTAGTGTTATCACTAAACTTTTCTAAATGAACTGTTTCGAAAAGTTTAGTGGTGAAAAGaagaagtttttcatcaatttacttTACCTTTCAATAGTCTGCAatgaaacatttctttttttacattacATTATTCGTATACGTATGCTATTCAACCTTGTTCAAAACTGATGACTGGAAAAGAGTTTCATAAAATCAGCAATGATTGGGTTTACCAATCAAaaatcacaacttcaaattcgaAGAATATTATTgaggtaaaaaaaagaaaaatagaacATTATATCGTCATCTATATGATATTTTCGTCGTCTGTGTACTTCTTTTATTAAGTAAGATATTGATTTAAATAGCATTTTaagtctgaattttgaaaacctaaaCAAATGCTTACCAAGATAATCTTCCTGGGATTTTTCGAatgtggaaaaaatcatttaaacaaaatacttagctttggATGCGCAAAGGCAACCGAACAGCAAACTGCATCCCATCAAGGCAAGCCGGTTAGCAAGCATGACAAAACAGGCACCACAAAACCAAGACGACGACAGCACAACATGATTTTGAATTAACGATccgacaagtttttttttccggaTTCGCAAAAACTGATTCAAATGCTCCTTGACTTAAATTTTATAACTAACGGAATAAGACTTCCCTGAACACTTCGCGGATAGTCATTAACAATTTCCAATCATTACAAAAGTTcaggaaaacaaacaaaccgcTTCAATTGGCCTCGCAAGCTCTCAATcgctttcattttttcattttgaggaAATCACTTCGAACTATTCTTCAATACTGCCGCCTCagtaaactttttaaattcttctttatTTCGGAACACTATTTCGCCGATTACAAAATAAATAGAGGGATAGAAACAGAACAACAGCGGAAAACACGAAGCACACGAGAACCACATTTCTATAAACCCAGCACGAGCCCATAATCATAGCATTTCcagtgaatttgaaataaatcataTATCCTGCTAGGTAGTATTTCTTCGCTAACACGAAAAACTTTCTGAATTTATCGAATCTCActcaaacaataaacaaaatttgaaaattttcattttcctcgGACACTCAAACGCTAAAATTAGCacaggcgaaaaaaaaaacacgaccgcactcGACCAAGGCTTGCTTCGCACGTCTGTTATCTGTgctattaaataaaaaatctcccTTTACTACTACTAATTAATAAATGTTTATTCTTCTAACTTTTGTTCGGTGTTTTTCATTTCCTCAAGTTTGGCTGCTTTCTGGCGGTTTCTCCAGGCAGTCATATATGTTCTCGGATGGATGGGAAGAAGTCCTGCAACACCTAGAAATAAAAACGAACGTCAATGAAAAGCGTTTTTAAGTTCAATAATAATCTTTCAAATCGTTACCTAACAGTTCGGCCACACCAGATGTTATGTGAGCCCCACTACCCAACCAGTAGCGCACGcgttcaaaattaaaagaagccAACTTTTCGTTATACTCATTCGGAATCGGATCATACGTTCCAAGCTGCTCGATAACCGGCTGATATTGATCCTTACGGCGCTGAAAGTTTAGTATAATGGCATTTAATACTGTACGGGTCCTTACATAAAATCCAATTACCTCCATTACAACTATGTGGTAGAAGGGACGATTAGTACAACCTTGCCTGGCAAAACGTATTATCTTTGCCGATCGTGCCCAAAAACGTCCGGTCCCACTAGCGGGAATAAGAGACATGCTGGTTGAATTTCAATaattagaaaacaattttaatatttgagtgagttttaatgtttatttatgttttgaacccGGGGCGGCCACATTTATTTGAATTGTCAAACTTATGTCGAGCACAGTCGACATACACACAAAATAAAGagcaatcaattttgaaaagtagatcaaaaaatttaaacaagttCATTGGAAATTACGAAGCTTAGGGCAACTGTATCCGTGGTTCAAACAAAATGTTAAGATTGGATCTAATTTCATTGGTCCAATTCTCGCATAAATCAGACCCAAGAATAGCCCACGGATAGAGCTGCTCTTACGATAACGTTTCAGCTAAACAACTgtcgctgaaaaaaaaaaagagtgctCTCTGATATAAATCTGACATTTTTATACGGTTTAATTTTCCATAAGATGCTAGTAGAAAAACGATTAGCTTTAAAAGatcatttcatttaaaaaatattttgttagtttttttaaatttttcatccatCATGGTTTCAGAATTTCAAGCCTTTCAGCTGATATCTGCATTGTAATGATGAGAAAATATCAAACACGACTAAAAGCAtatacacgcagaaaaagaaagGGGGTTGGTTTcgacaaaacgttttgttgattaattttatactatgaatgcagatttttcgatagttttcacaaaaaagctgaattcaaataaaagcaaaatattgttattcatacactcagattttttattactttcatttgaaatctggttggttttAAAACGAAATGAAGTTTGTTTTAATTAACGTGTGACTTTTAAAcgtgaagttaaaaaaaaaaaaaagtgcgcggaaaatttgtttattttttaacttcaaagaGGAATGGTACTGGCAGTGGAGGTCTTGTCCGCATTCCTGAAGAAACTTTATACTTCGGTTACGGTAagatgtttgttattttaacgtaattaaggattcaaattttttatcacacattttgttttcagaaaGATGAACGGCAGGCGGGCCCTAAAAGGTGGGATTATTGCATTCCCCATCTTTTCTGGAAGTTCCTACCATTACCACAAAGGTGTTTGCGGTAACTTAATCCGTATCCTATCGATCGGTGAAAATGTTTTCTCCAGAAGGCAGCAGAATTCCAGGTAGATTAACTAGTAGTTTTTGCAGTTCgtgaattaagtttaaaaaacgattttcttcGCGCCCCCAGGTATGCCGTCGCCGTTAATTCTCaccggtagaaaaaaaaggcAGCTGGAAGCGTACCGTTGCTGGCCGGAGGCTGATAAGGCTAAAAAAGATGCGTTGGACTAGCCAGCTCGGAGATCGCAGACTAGCCATTCCCCTGCGCAGAACGGTTCTTTCCTGAAGCAGGCAATACGCAGTGAGCTCATCGTTTGCATGCATGTACCTAGCAGATCCAAGAAGAATAAAATGAACTATTTCGTCGTTATTACAAAGTGTTAATTTCgatgtttttcataaattccgaAAATCCCTTAAACTATAAAAATgaacttgaaaacaaaatgttctgctttcattttaattgcttttaaataacctATTTCGAACCTTGAAACTGTTATTATATTGAACCGGGTATTCATTctcttgatcccaaaaggtttTATTCGTTTtacccaaaaaaatatttattacgatagaaattttgattcatttttaaaaagggtgtatttcatttccaatcaaacgataagtttaaattaaatcgatattttcagtcaaagttatcaaaaatatatttgtgcattttcccaaccaaaatttttattattttcggccGTAAtcttattgtttttaaaatatatttttctgcgtgtaatGTTTAATTGTTGCGAATTTCCGTTTCCGTAACATAAGGCTGTGCTTCGAACGTCCAAAGTACAAAAGGttcctaatcgcgacgagaagcagaacaaaaccgtgccaggaagttgtacctcaacatgctgcaTCAtgaacgacgaaacat
This sequence is a window from Uranotaenia lowii strain MFRU-FL chromosome 3, ASM2978415v1, whole genome shotgun sequence. Protein-coding genes within it:
- the LOC129757670 gene encoding uncharacterized protein LOC129757670 isoform X1 produces the protein MSIYHVLMSMQVNPSSFSPTRVCSPDYDHSSVQFDLSMQQEICGIPVPHRSLLIPRIFEAKYRHVDADKMYFTDGSLTEESTGFGVFNEISSASYSLESPCSVYIAELAAIHCALDSIASRPVGHYFIVTDSLSSVQAIHSIKPGKHSPYFFEKIRDSLSALSKRRFIITFVWVPSHCSIEGNEKADSLAKVGAMEGDTYQREIAFNEFYFLVRRNSLVNWQRKWDEDELGRWLHSIIPRVSLKPWFNRLDLSRDFIRIFSRLMSNHYSLDAVLYRLNIASSNLCSCGQGYHDIEHIVWSCEVHLVARTNFIDSLRARGKPPYVPVRDVLG
- the LOC129757670 gene encoding uncharacterized protein LOC129757670 isoform X2, with the protein product MSIYHVLMSMQVNPSSFSPTRVCSPDYDHSSVQFDLSMQQEICGIPVPHRSLLIPRIFEAKYRHVDADKMYFTDGSLTEESTGFGVFNEISSASYSLESPCSVYIAELAAIHCALDSIASRPVGHYFIVTDSLSSVQAIHSIKPGKHSPYFFEKIRDSLSALSKRRFIITFVWVPSHCSIEGNEKADSLAKVGAMEGDTYQREIAFNEFYFLVRRNSLVNWQRKWDEDELGRWLHSIIPRQFV
- the LOC129756880 gene encoding probable 28S ribosomal protein S16, mitochondrial, producing the protein MSLIPASGTGRFWARSAKIIRFARQGCTNRPFYHIVVMERRKDQYQPVIEQLGTYDPIPNEYNEKLASFNFERVRYWLGSGAHITSGVAELLGVAGLLPIHPRTYMTAWRNRQKAAKLEEMKNTEQKLEE